One window from the genome of Cryptomeria japonica chromosome 6, Sugi_1.0, whole genome shotgun sequence encodes:
- the LOC131040515 gene encoding protein RMD5 homolog, with translation MELNNINDAFDRVSKKQKMSFTKTQDVIDSIGQEIELALRKLVDGSGVDQKAVIAELNAKLNEIGPANQLAGTQKELNPAVNKYGKAFEKQFHPDIAKAYREVEFDGHVINMIIASHFYRQGLFELGDCFVREANEPDAASLKVPFVEMYQILEQLKAGNLQPALAWASVHRDELLQKGSSLEFKLHRLRFLQIVQGGSRNDALQYARSFFALFASQHMAEIQKLMACLLWVDRLEVSPYSDLFSNSHWDALGLELIQECCSLLGQSYESPLQVTISAGGQALPTLLKLANVMALKRQEWHNMKQLPVEIELDREFQFHSIFACPVSRDQSTDDNPPMLMQCGHVLCKQSIAKLSKGNSRTFKCPYCPNETTVANCKQLYF, from the coding sequence ATGGAGCTTAATAACATCAATGATGCTTTTGACCGAGTTTCCAAGAAGCAGAAGATGTCATTTACAAAGACTCAGGATGTGATTGATTCAATTGGACAAGAAATTGAATTGGCTTTAAGAAAACTTGTAGATGGGTCTGGTGTTGATCAGAAGGCAGTTATTGCTGAATTGAATGCAAAGTTGAATGAAATAGGGCCAGCAAATCAGTTGGCAGGAACACAAAAGGAGCTTAATCCTGCAGTGAATAAATATGGTAAAGCTTTTGAGAAACAGTTTCACCCTGACATAGCCAAGGCATACAGGGAAGTGGAATTTGATGGCCATGTCATAAACATGATAATTGCATCACATTTTTACAGACAAGGGTTGTTTGAACTTGGAGACTGTTTTGTAAGGGAGGCTAATGAACCTGATGCAGCATCTTTGAAAGTTCCCTTTGTTGAAATGTATCAGATACTTGAGCAATTGAAAGCAGGAAATCTCCAGCCAGCTCTTGCATGGGCTAGTGTTCACCGTGATGAACTCCTGCAGAAAGGATCTTCTCTTGAATTTAAGCTTCATCGGTTGCGATTTCTGCAAATTGTTCAAGGAGGTAGTAGAAATGATGCCTTGCAATATGCAAGGAGTTTCTTTGCACTGTTTGCGTCTCAACATATGGCAGAAATACAAAAGCTTATGGCTTGCCTCTTGTGGGTAGATCGGCTTGAGGTCTCTCCATATTCTGACTTGTTCTCTAATTCACACTGGGATGCCCTTGGTTTAGAATTAATACAAGAATGTTGCAGTCTCCTGGGCCAATCTTATGAGAGTCCACTTCAGGTAACTATCTCAGCAGGTGGTCAAGCACTTCCCACACTGTTGAAATTGGCTAATGTTATGGCTCTGAAAAGGCAAGAGTGGCATAATATGAAACAGTTGCCAGTGGAAATTGAATTAGATAGGGAATTTCAATTTCATTCTATATTTGCTTGTCCGGTGTCTCGGGATCAAAGTACAGATGATAATCCTCCAATGCTGATGCAGTGTGGTCATGTGCTTTGCAAGCAGTCAATTGCAAAACTTTCAAAGGGAAATTCACGAACATTTAAGTGCCCGTACTGTCCTAATGAAACAACCGTGGCAAATTGTAAACAGCTTTACTTCTGA